The following is a genomic window from Candidatus Zixiibacteriota bacterium.
GCGGCCCGGCTCCGACTTGCCTCGACCACGGCGACACCAACGCCGACGGGGCGGTCAAGGTCTCGGACCTGACCCTGCTGATCAACTACCTGTTCCGCGGCGGTCCGGCCCCGGCGGCCTGTTAGGGTGCTGCGCGATCCACGATAGAAACGGGGCTCGTCGATCGGGACGAGCCCCGTACATTCGGTAGTTCGCAGTCGCGCAGGATCATCCGACCCCGCCGGAGACGTCATCTCATCAATGGGTTTGCTCGGCGCTGCGGGCAAATCGGGACGATATCAGAATGTAATGCCCGCACAGTATCTTTCCCACTACGGACGAGAACTTGGCCGGCGAAAGGACCTGTAGCCCGTAGGGGTGCCAGCAATCCTTCTCTCCCAGAGATGCGAACCGTTTGTCATCTTTGCTCTTCGGCATGAACCAGATCTCCCTATCTCGCTTATGAAGTCTCTTCCCCCTCTTTGGTTAGCGGCACTCTCACAATGCAACTTGTAACCGGGGAACAGCGGTGAAGCTATAGGGATTGTAGCTTACGACGAGAAAACCACCTCCTTGCGACTGCGATGACCTATGGCCTTTTACTACCTATATCTATCCATCAAAGGTGCTGGCGGGTACCTGTGATGTAATCGTCCCTCTATCTAGTAGGTATTTGACATACAGCTAGGACGTGAGAATCCTGTGTAATTTGTTTATTGCCCGATGCTTATAAATGTTCACCACCTGCTGTGTCACCCCGAGCAAATCGGCTATCTGGCGCTCCGTCTTCCCCGTCAGGTAGTGCTTAATGACCTGTTTCTGACGGTTGGACAGCGAGTGGTTGATGTGCCACTTGAGTTTCTCCCGCACCTGGTCGAGATTCTGCCGAATCATCTGCTCCGCCTCATCCGAATGATACGGCGAGGCTTCATTGGCAAATGATTCAAGAAACAGCCGGTCGACCGCCACTTCGGCAAAATCCGACTCCCGGGCCTGCATTGTCCCGCCTTCTGCTGGCTAATACTCCAGCTTGTGCTCGGCGCGAATGCGATTCAACTCCGCCAGCGAGATGCTGAACTTTCGCGCCGTTTCCTCGCGTATCTCCGCCAGGGCCACCTTTTGCTCGTACGTCGATAAGTCCTTCGGCAGACTCTGGAACTTCTGATTGTAGTACGCGAGAATGCGCTCGTGTTGAGAGCTTTTTTGCGCCGAGGCGCCTTCGGCAGCCGCGCCGGCGCCGCTCGATTTCGGCTTGGCTGCCGTTGTCCGGCTCGATTTCAGTTGGGCTCTGGTTTTTTCGAGCGCGGTGGAGAGGGTATCGATCGTTCCCCCCAGCGAGTCAACCAGTTTCTGATAGACCGCATCCCGGGTCATGAGCGTCTCGCCAAACGCCAACTCCTTCTCCCCCATCGCGGTCCGAAGCGACTCGGCCTCCTGCCGACTGGTCGCCAGCTCTTTGCCGACTTCCTGCCGCCCGGCTGCATAGGCAAGTTGCTGCTTGTCGTGTTCGCGCGAGACTTTCAAATAGCTGACCCAGAGGATGACGGCCACCAGAAAGACGGAAAAAATCGCTCTAATCATTGTCGACTCACCGATTGACGGAGCCCCATCAAGTTGTTTGGAAACAGGTTATCGGGGCTGACCTGAAGTGTCAAGTTTGAACTTGGGAAATGGAAACCGGCGGCGCAAAAAACGAGCCCCTACCGTTTCAGGCGCAGAGTGAGATATATCCAGGGCCGAATCATCGACCACCACCCGACCAGGGGCCGTATCTTGGAGTAATCCCGGCCGCTCTCGGGGTAGACCATCGACACCGGCGCCTCGACCACCCGCCACCCCCGTTTCACCGCTTTCCAGTGCAGGTAGTATTCCATTTCGTACCGCCCCAGCCAGTCCTGCTCAATGTTGATCTCGGGGTCATCGACCACGGCCAGCCGGTAGGCCCGAAACCCGCAGGTGATGTCGCTGTGCCGTTTGCCCAGCAGGAGCGAGGTCGCGAGCGTGAAAGCCTTGATCCCCAGGTGCCGCCCCAGGGGCAAATTCGGGCTGTCCCCTCCGAGCAGGTAGCGCGAGCCCTGGACATAGTCCGCCCGCCCGCTCAGAATCGGATCGATCAGCCGGGGGATTTCCTCCGGCTGCATTTTCCCGTTGCCGGCCATGATCACCAGCACGTCGTAGCCGTGCTCTCGGCAATACCGCACGGCAGAGCGAATGCCCGCCCCCACGCCGCGGTTCTCGCCGTGTCGGATTACCGGAAAGCCGGCCTTGACCAGGTAATCAGCCGAGCCGTCGGTTGAACCGTCGTCGACAAACAGCACGTCATACCGGCGCTCGCGGGGAAACCGCGCGGCCAGTTGCATGAGTCTGTCCCCTTCGTTGTAGGTCAATACGGCCGCGAGGATGCGGCGATGGGTGTCGCGAGCGTCCATAGGATCGGTCTTACGATGCGCAGACGAGGCGTTCTCCTTCCCGCCGGTAGACGAGCCCGCAGGCGCACCGGATGGCGTCCGGGTCGGGGCCAACCTCCAGCCTTTGCGCACACCGGCAGACGTACCCGATCAGTCGCGCCGGGTTGCCGTACCAGAGGGTGAAATCGGGCGCATCTTTGGTCAGCACGGCCCCGGCTCCGATCATCGCCCACTGCCCGATTGTGTGCCCGGCGACGATCACCGCGTTGGCGCCGATTGTCGCCCCGCGCTGCACGAGCGTCCGGGCGACCTCGGCGTGGTACACTTTGCTCCGGGGGTACACGTCGTTGGTAAACACGGCGTTGGGGCCGACAAAGACGTCGTCTTCGAGCACCACGCCCTCCCAGACCGCCACGCCGTTCTTGATCGTCACGCGGTCCCCGATCACCGCTCCGCGCTCGACGAAGCAGTGGTCGCAGACGTTGCAGTCGGCCCCGATCGTGACCCCGGCCTGGACGTTGCAGAAGGCCCAGATCCGGGTTCCGGCGCCGATCCGGTCGGTCGCCACCAGCGCGGTCGGATGCACCGTGTAGCCTCGGTCCGCCATCGTCACCGCACCTCGATCAGTTTGCCGTTGGCGCGGATCGACTTGTTGGCGGCCTCGAGAATGCGGACGACGCGCAGCCCGGCGCGGCCGTCGGTCATCGGCGCCCGGTTCTCGTTGACCGCATTGTAGAATTCGGCGGTCACTTTCCGCAGCGCCTCCGTGAGCTCGACTTTCGGCGCCCACATGTCGCCGGTGCGGTACTCGATGAGGATGTTGTAGATCTGGTCTTTGTCGCGGACGAAGTCGATCCCCCGGTCGTACACTTTCACTTTCTCCGAGGGCTCCATGTCGTCGTAGATCACCATTTTCTTCGACCCCGACAGGAGCGTCTTGCGCACTTTCACCGGCGCCAGCCAGTTGACGTGGATGTGCCCGAGCAGGTTGTGGTCGTAGAACGTGGTCACGTAGGCGATGTTCTCGAGATCGCGGTCGAAGTGGGCCACGCCGGTCGCCGAAATCGCCCTGGGATCCCGTCCCAGCAGGTAATCCATGATCGACACGTCGTGAGCCGCGAGATCCCAGATGACGTTGACGTCGTGCTGGAACAGCCCGAGATTGACCCGCACCGAGTCGAAATAGTACAGCTCGCCCAGCTCCCCGCCGTCAACCAGCCGCTTGATCGTCTGCACCGCCCCGGTGTAGAGGAAGGTGTGGTCGACGAAGAGGCGAAGGTTTTTGCGCTCGGCGGTCTCGATGAGCCGTT
Proteins encoded in this region:
- a CDS encoding glycosyltransferase family 2 protein, whose amino-acid sequence is MDARDTHRRILAAVLTYNEGDRLMQLAARFPRERRYDVLFVDDGSTDGSADYLVKAGFPVIRHGENRGVGAGIRSAVRYCREHGYDVLVIMAGNGKMQPEEIPRLIDPILSGRADYVQGSRYLLGGDSPNLPLGRHLGIKAFTLATSLLLGKRHSDITCGFRAYRLAVVDDPEINIEQDWLGRYEMEYYLHWKAVKRGWRVVEAPVSMVYPESGRDYSKIRPLVGWWSMIRPWIYLTLRLKR
- a CDS encoding response regulator transcription factor; this translates as MQARESDFAEVAVDRLFLESFANEASPYHSDEAEQMIRQNLDQVREKLKWHINHSLSNRQKQVIKHYLTGKTERQIADLLGVTQQVVNIYKHRAINKLHRILTS
- a CDS encoding Gfo/Idh/MocA family oxidoreductase → MAMQVGVIGCGYWGPNLIRNIAAHPEMKVQAIADLRRERLNLIARQYPTITRCSADAGEVIRAPEIDAVVIATPVSSHFALAMDALEAGKHVFLEKPFTATVEQAERLIETAERKNLRLFVDHTFLYTGAVQTIKRLVDGGELGELYYFDSVRVNLGLFQHDVNVIWDLAAHDVSIMDYLLGRDPRAISATGVAHFDRDLENIAYVTTFYDHNLLGHIHVNWLAPVKVRKTLLSGSKKMVIYDDMEPSEKVKVYDRGIDFVRDKDQIYNILIEYRTGDMWAPKVELTEALRKVTAEFYNAVNENRAPMTDGRAGLRVVRILEAANKSIRANGKLIEVR
- a CDS encoding N-acetyltransferase — its product is MADRGYTVHPTALVATDRIGAGTRIWAFCNVQAGVTIGADCNVCDHCFVERGAVIGDRVTIKNGVAVWEGVVLEDDVFVGPNAVFTNDVYPRSKVYHAEVARTLVQRGATIGANAVIVAGHTIGQWAMIGAGAVLTKDAPDFTLWYGNPARLIGYVCRCAQRLEVGPDPDAIRCACGLVYRREGERLVCAS